The sequence TCACTGACCCTCCAGCCGGGCCGGATCTGCGGGCTGATCGGGATGAACGGTTCCGGGAAATCGACGCTGTTCAAGTCGATCATGGGGCTCGTGCGCCCGTCGTCGGGGACCGTGTCGATCGCGGGTGGAACCCCGAATCGCGCACGGGCCCAGGGTCTCATCTCCTATGTCCCACAGTCCGAAGACGTCGACTGGGACTTTCCCATCTCCGTCCGCGAGGTCGCGATGACCGGCCGGTACGGACGGCAGAACATCTTCCGTCGGGCGTCGGCCCGCGATCGTACCGCCGTCGACGACGCCCTCGCGCGGGTCGGGCTCACCGACCTCGCCGACCGCCAGATCGGCAAACTCTCAGGCGGACAACGTAAACGAGCGTTCGTGGCCCGGGGGATCGCGCAGGGTGCGGAAATACTCCTGCTCGACGAGCCGTTCGCCGGCGTGGACAAGCGTTCGGAACGAACCATCGTCGATCTCCTGGTGGCCGAATCCGCCCGCGGCGCGACGATCCTGATCTCGACCCATGACCTGTCCACCCTGCCGTCCTTCGCCACCGAGGCCGTCCTGCTGATGCAACGCGTGCTGGTTCACGACACCCCCGCCGAGGCGCTCCGCCCTGAGCACCTCGCGCTCGCCTTCGGCGTCGACGTCCTCGGTGACCACCGCGGCCGCTCGGCCGCGTCGCACCTCGACCCGCGCACGAGCGATCCGGGGGTGGCCGGATGATCGACTTCCTCATCGAACCGTGGACGCTGTCGTTCATGCGCGACGCCTTCCTCGCGAGCGGGGTCGCGGCCGCGGTATGTGCCCTCATCAGTTGTTGGATCGTGCTGATCGGCTGGTCGTTGATGGGCGACGCGGTCTCGCACGCGGTGCTACCCGGTGTGGTGCTGTCGTACATCGTCGGTGTGCCGTTCGCGATCGGCGCGGTGATCTTCGGATTTCTGGCGGTGGCGCTGATCGGGGCCGTTCGTGACACGAGTCGGGTGAAGGAGGATGCCGCGATCGGCATCGTGTTCACCACCCTGTTCGCACTCGGACTGGTGCTGGTCTCGGCCACGCCCAGTCAGACCGACCTCAACCACATCCTGTTCGGGAACGTCCTCGGCGTCTCCGGCTCGGATCTGTGGCAGTTGCTGATCCTGGCCGCGGTGGTCGCGACGGTACTGGTGGCCAAGCGGCGAGATCTCACTCTCTATGCCTTCGATCCGGTCCACGCCCATGCCATCGGCCTCTCCCGACGATGGCTCGGGCACTGTTGCTCGGTCTGCTCGCCCTGACGTGTGTGGTCGCGTTGCAGGTGGTCGGCGTCATCCTGGTCGTCGCGATGCTGATCATCCCCGGGGCCTCGGCCCACCTGCTGACCGACCGGTTCGGGCACATGCTGGTGATCGCCCCGACAATCGCGGTGGCCGCCACGATCGTCGGCGTCTACATCAGCTACGGCGCCGACGTCTCTCCCGGCGGAATGGTGGTGGTGACACAGGGTGTGATGTTCACGCTGATCTATTTGCTCGCGCCGCGAAATGGCGTCCTGACCAGGTGGATCGACCACCGTCGAACGTCCGCGGCGTCGGCCTGAGGCAGCGCGGCCCCGGTGCGGTGGACCAGCCATCGTTACACTTGCCGATGGTGACGATGCAGAACTCCGCAGACGACGACCTACGCAGACAGCTGCCGACGGTGTCGCCGATCGCCGAGATCACCCGATTCGGCACGGCGACCGCCCACACGGCGGCGGGCGTCGGGCGCTTTGTGCTCCACAGCCTCGGGGACGCCGTCCACGGCCGCCGCCCCACCTCCCAGCGGGTCGCCCACGAGATCCGCACGACGTTCGAACATCTCGGTCCCACCTACGTCAAACTCGGTCAGCTCATCGCGTCGAGCCCCGGGGTGTTCAGCGAGACGCTGTCGGCCGAGTTCGAGTCCCTCCTCGATCGGGTGCGTCCGGCCGACCCCGCAGACATCCGGCGACTGTTCATCGACGAGTTCGGTCGCGGTCCCGAAGAGGTCTTCGCGTCGTTCGACATCGAGCCGATCGCGTCCGCGTCGATCGCGCAGGTCCATACCGCGACGCTGCACAGCGGTGAGGAGGTCGTGGTGAAGATCCAGCGACCCGGGATCACCGAACGCCTCGCACCGGACGTCGCCCTGCTCGAGCGATTCGCGGGACTTGCGGAGATCTCCGAATACGGCCGCATGCTGAGCGCCCGGCACGTGGTCGAGGACTTCGCCGACGGGCTGTCGGCCGAGCTCGACTTCCGCAACGAGGCCGACACCATGCGCGAGTGGTACGAGTGTCTACGACCGGGTCCGTATGGCAGCCGCGTCCGGGTGCCCGAGGTCCACGACGAGTTCACCACCTCCCGCGTCCTCACGATGGAACGGGTCTACGCGATCCGCATCGACGACGCCGAAGCCGTGCGTGCGGCAGGACACGACGGCGTCGCGCTGTGCCGTAATCTGCTGCTCTCCCTGCTCGAATCCGCATTCCACGGCGGACTCTTCCACGGCGATCTCCACGCGGGCAACGTCCTCGTCGATGCGGATGGCACTCTCGTACTGCTCGACTTCGGCATCGTCGGACGGTTCACCAAACGGACGCGCCGGATTCTGCGACAACTGGTCGTCGATCTCATCGTGCGCGGTGACTACGAATCGGCCGGCCGGGCCATCTTCCTCCTCGGGGCCGTGCACAATCCCACGTCGTCGACGGCCCGCGGCGCCGAGGACATCAAGCGGGTCACGACGCCGCTCTCATCGACCGATCTCGGGTCGATGTCGTACACGGACCTCGGACGCCAGCTCGCCGCAGTCGCCAAAGCACACGATGCCCGGCTGCCGCGCGAACTCGTTCTCGTCGGCAAACAGCTTCTTTACGTCGAGAAATACATGAAGCTGCTCGCACCTCGATGGAAAGCCATGTCCGACAAAGAGATCTACGGCTACATGGCCGGGATCATGAAAGAGGCCGAACGCGACAGGCGAGCAGACCGCAGCCGATCGGGCTGACCGTCGGCGGCCCGGGAGAAGGCGTATGGCACGGTCGTTGCCAGGAATGTCCGAGACCTCCGTCGGGTTACGGCGCGGCGCCGCTACTGTTGTGACGTTGAGTCCGGAGTACAGGAGTGGAGAGAATGAGACGACTTTGGCTGGCGCTGCCGGCGTTCCTCGGCGCCGCATGCATCGCCGCTGCCATAGCCATACCGCTGTTCCTCGTACCTCAGCTGCGCGTGGTGCCCCTCGACCTGGACATCACGTCGGTCGCGACCACGGTGCCGGAGGACGGATCCAGCGGTGACCGGTTCCCCGCCCGGATCTTCGATCGCTGCTCGGTCAGTGAACGCAAGGCACGCGTCCTGGACGCACACGCCACCCAGCAGCGCCGGTCGGTCATCGTCGACCCGTCGGACAAGCGCCAGGCGACGCTGCAGTCGGCCCAGACCGTTCAGATCGACCGCGTGCGAGACGCCGCAGGCAACGAGACCGACCCGTCGATGGCGGCCGCCGACAGCGAGCGCAAATGTGACGACGGGCTGCTCACCGCGAACATCGATCGGGTCTCGGTCAATCGCAAGTCCTCGGTGCCCAACGGCACCGTCAGCTCGCTGCAGCTCGAGGCCGCGCCCGAAGGTGTGAATCCGAAGGACGTCTCGGTCGATCTCCCCGATCGCAAGGGCTTCCAGTACAAATTCGGCTTCGACGTCAAGAAGCGCTCCTACCTGTACTACGACACGAACACCCGCCAGGACATCCCCGTCAACTTCAAGGGCGAGAAGGACATCAACGGGATCACGACCTACGAGTTCGTCGGCGACGTGCCGGAGACCGACGTCTCGGGCCTGCCGAACGCGCAGGGCGAGGCAGCGATCGGCACGATCCTGACGATGCCCGCGAGCTGGTGGGGTATCAGCGGCCGCGGCGTGAAGCCGACCGACAAGATCACGATGCACCGGTATGCCACGGCCACCCGGCACGTGTTCGTCGAGCCGGAGACCGGCACCATCATCGACGGTGTCGAAGACCAGCATCAGTTCTTCCGGTCACCCGACCAGAGCTCGGACACGCCCGCGCCGGTACGGGACTTCCGCATGGATGTCCTCAAGGCGCGGTTCAAATGGTCCGATCAGACCGTCAGCAACCAGTCCGCCAAAGCCGACGACTACCTCGGTCAGCTCAAGCTCGGCAGCTTCTGGTTGCCGTTGATCCTCGGCATCGTCGGTGTGCTGCTGCTGGGCCTGTGGGGCTTCCTGATGTGGCGTGCACGCCGCGACCGGGACGGCGACGACACCCCGCCTGCCGATGACACGACGGCGTGGGACGACGCCGAGACCACGGGGAGCACCGGGCCCGGGCGGCATGAGGTCGACCCGACCGTTCCGGTGGCCGGGGCGGCCGCTGCCGGTGCCGGGGCGGCCGGCACCTCGCTCGATCCGTGGGATCGACCGACCGAGCAGATCCCACGGGTGGACACACCCACCGACGAGCCGGGCGACGACACTGCGACGCAGACGTTCACCCAGCCTCCGGCGGCAGACGACTCCGAAACGCAGACATTGCGGCCCACGGACGAGTTCCGGCCCACCGACGACGACGACACCCAGCACTTCCGCCGTCCACCCGGCGAGTAGCCGACCGTAGTCCCGCCAAGGCTCCCACCACACGCTCGTTCCCGAGCACGTGGTGGGAGCCTTGTTCGTCCGCGCGGCCTCGCCATCGATCCGGCCCGTCCCCCACCCTCGGGCCCAGTTCCCCGCCGGCCGGGCACAGTTCCCGCCGACCGGGCACAGGGGCCCCGTCAGAACACCGACGGTTTCACGGGCACGCGCCCGGTCGACGCGAAACCGGGCCCGGTCGGCGGGGGTGGTGGGTGCACAACACAAACGCGGCCGGTGACCCTCAGGTCACCGGCCGCGTCGGTCGGGATCAGTCCGTGGCGATCAGAAGAACGCCGGGCGGAAGGTGCTGGCCCACGACTGCTTGAAGTCGCTCTCCCAGTAGTCCCACCAGTGGACGCCGTCCGGGGTGATGTGCGTGGTCAGCTTGACGCCCGGGACCACGGCCAGACGACCGATGTAGATCTGGCTGCTGGTCGACGCGGCGACCTCGAGCGGGACCATCTGCGCGAACTTGACCGGGTTGAAGTTGGCGCTGGCCGGATTCACCGACGAGTCGTACTTGCTGCCGACGCCGGTGCCCGACGACACGTAGACGTGCTTGCCCGCGAGGTTGTTGGCACTCAGGAACGGGTCGTTGGCGGCCCATTGACCGGCCGGCCAGATGCCCCACATGTTGATCGGGTTGCCGCCCATCTCGGCGACCGACGCCTGGATGCCCTGGTTGAAGCCCGGCAGGGTGACCGTCGGGTAGCCGCTGTAGGACGCGACCGCGCGGTAGAAGCCCGGGTGGCGCGATGCCAGGTTCAGTGCCGAGGTGCCCGACATCGAGAGACCGGCGATGCCGTTGCGGCGGTTGTCGCTGTTGTGGCGACGCTGCATGTAGGCGGGCAGCTCGCGGGTCAGGAAGGTCTCCCACTTGTTGAGGCCCAGCTTGGGATCGGTGCGTTCCCAGTCGGTGTAGAAGCTGCCGCCACCGCCGAACGGGATCGCCACGTTGGTGCCCTTGCCGACCATGAAGCGGTCGACGTCGGTGTTCTGCAGCCAGCCGCTGGTGTTGTTCGGGGCGCGCAGACCGTCGAGGACGTACAGCGTGGGCTTCGGGCCACCACCGCCACCGTCGACGATGCGTACCGGGATGTTGCGGTGCATTGCCGCGGAGTAGACGTACTCGGTGTTACCGGCCGCCTGAGCTGTCGGAGCAGCGACCATGGTCACGCCCGTTGCGGCCACCACGGCCACAAGTCCGGCGACCAAGCGCTTACGGGCGCGTGTCAGCATTGATGTTGTCCTTATCGATCTTGACCACGAAGTGGGCCACGGTCATCTCACGGGATTCTATGGCTCGACGGCCCTGCGCATACCCGTCGTGAGGCAGTGTAACGGCTCGATAACACACCGGCAAAGCCAGGAATGGCGATCGTGATCTCTGCCGATGGGCGCTGGCACGCGCCCCGTGACTTCTACCTGTACGTATCTGACCTCCACACCGGTGCCGGAACTTTCCGTGGACGCGGGTGCACACCGACGAAACCGCGCCGTTATCGATTTGCGTGCGCAACCGCGATCGGTCGGGGTACCGATGCAGGCGCGGGCCGGCCAGACACCGGGTGAATCGCTGCGACATCGCGCAGCCGCCGCGGCGGCACCACTAGGCTGTGCCCGTGAACCTGGACGAGTACCGCCGTCACGACGCCACCGCCCTGGCCGAATTGGTGCGCCGAGGCGAGATCACCCCGACCGAGTTGCTCGCGCTCGCGCGGCAACGCGCCGATGCGGTGAACCCCCGCCTCAACGCGATCGTCCGCCGGATGGACGAGGAGGCGGACGCGCGGGCGAGCGGCCAGGAGCTCTCCGGCCCCTTCGCCGGTGTCCCGTTCCTCATCAAGGACCTGGCCCAGGAGTACAAGGGGTATCCGACCTCGAGTGGCTCGCGGTCACTGGCCCGCCACGTCGCCCCCGAGCATTCCCATGTGGTCCGTCGTTTCCTCGACGCCGGGCTCGTGATCTTCGGCAAGACCAACACCCCGGAGTTCGGCGCGAAGGGCATCACCGAGTCCGACTTCTGGGGCCCGGCGCGCAATCCGTGGCACACCGATCACACGCCGGGCGGCTCGTCTGGTGGTTCGGGCGCGGCGGTCGCGGCGGGCATCGTGCCTGCGGCCGGCGCCAACGACGGAGGCGGGTCGATCCGCATCCCGGCGGCCTGCAACGGGCTCGTCGGTCTGAAACCGACCCGTGGCCTCTCCCCGTTCGGCCCGGCGACCGGCGAGGCGATGTTCGGGATGGCGGTGCAGGGGGTGGTGTCGCGCACCGTGCGCGACGCCGCAGGACTCTACGACGCCATCGTCGGGCCCACTCCCGGCTCGGTGTATCCGACACCCACGCCGACCACTCCGTTCGCCACCCGGATCGCCGACCGGCCGTCGCGGTTGCGCATCGGCTATTCGGCGTCGTCGGCGATCAACCCGAATCCGGCTCCCGAGGCGGTCGCCGCCGTCGAGCACGCCGCCACGCTGCTCGAGGGCCTCGGTCACCACGTCGAGGAGGTGGCTCCGCCGTATGACGACGCCGAGCTGGCGCGAGACTTCCTGACCATCTGGTTCGCGGTCCTGGCCACCGAGGTCGACGAGGCGCGCACCCTCACCGGCGCCACCGACCGCGACTTCGAGGCGGACACCCTCGCCATGGCGGAACTCGGGCGATCCACGGGTGTGGTCGCGGCGCTGAGCGCTCTGAACAAGGTGAACGAGCATGTGATCTCACTGGAGACGTTCCACCAGTCCTACGACTACTTCCTCACACCGACACTCGCCACGCCGCCGCTGCGGATCGGCGCCACGACGACACCGCCGCCGCTGCAGGCCGCCTCTCGGGTCATCTCCAAGCTACGTGCCGGAAACCTGCTGGCCCGCACCGGAATCCTCGACGACCTCATCGAACAGAGCCTCGGCTGGGTGCCCTACACCCAGCTCGCCAACCTGACCGGTCGACCGGCGATCAGCGTGCCGCTGCACTGGACGGCCGCCGGTCTCCCCCTCGGCGTGCAGTTCGTCGGGCGTCTGGGCTCCGACGGCGATCTCCTCGCCTTGGCCGCCCAACTCGAAGAAGCCGATCCCTGGGCGCACCGCTACGGCGACATCCCGCTCTGAGACGCGCCCGCAGCGTGGTTCGTCCCCCGGGTACGTGAACCGAGCGGACCATCGCACTGCGGACGCTAGTCTCGACGTCAACGGAAACGAGGGAGGGTGCGGTGAGCCAGCAGCAAGCCGATGCGGTGGTGGTCGGGTCGGGTCTGGCCGGGTTGGTCGCGACCTACGAGCTCACCCGGGCGGGCCGCAAGGTCATCGTCGTGGACCAGGAGAACCGCAACAACCTCGGCGGACAGGCGTTCTGGTCGCTCGGCGGGCTGTTCCTGGTCGACACCCCGGAACAGCGCCGGCTCGGAATCAAGGACTCCGCCGAACTCGCGCTCCAGGACTGGATGGGATCGGCCGGTTTCGACCGCGAGGACGAGGACTTCTGGCCTCGGCAGTGGGCCCGCGCCTACGTCGAGTTCGCGTCGTCGACCAAGCGTCAGTATCTCCACGACCTCGGACTCCGGATCACCCCGATCGTCGGGTGGGCCGAACGTGGCGGCGGTTTCGCCGACGGCCACGGCAATTCGGTGCCGCGTTTCCACCTCACCTGGGGCACGGGCCCGGAGGTCGTGCGCGTGTTCGCCGAACCGGTCCTCGAGGCCGAGAAGCGCGGGCTGGTGGAGTTCCGTTTCCGCCATCGTGTGGACGAGATCCTCGTCGAGGGCGACGCCGCCGTCGGCGTCACCGGCTCGGTGCTGGCACCGACCGATCTCGACCGGGGAGTCGCGTCGTCGCGCGAGGTGGTCGACGACTTCGAGATCCGGGGCGACGCCGTGATCGTCACGACCGGAGGTATCGGGCACAACCACGAGTTGATCCGCGCGAACTGGCCTACCGATCGGCTCGGCCCGGCCCCGACGACGATGATCTCCGGCGTCCCGGCCTACGTGGACGGCCGGATGCTCGGCATCGCCGAATCCGCCGGCGCCAGTCTGGTCAACCGAGATCGTATGTGGCACTACACCGAAGGCATCCACAATTGGGATCCGATCTGGCCCGACCACGCCATCCGGATCATCCCCGGGCCATCGTCGCTGTGGCTGGATGCGAACGGAAACCGTTTGGCGCCACCGAATTTTCCCGGCTTCGACACGAACTCGACGATGAAGGCGATCCTCTCCACCGGATACGACTACTCGTGGTTCATCCTGACCCAGGCCATCATCGAGAAGGAATTCGCACTGTCGGGCTCCGAACAGAACCCCGACATCACCAGCAAGGACCTCAAGTTCGCCGCCAAGAGCCGCCTGGCGAAGGGCGCGCCGGGACCGGTGCAGGCGTTCACCGAACACGGCGTCGACTTCGTGGTGAGCGACACTCTGCCGGAACTTGTGGCCGGGATGAACGCGATCACGAGAGGCCCGAAGCTCGACCTGCAGCACGTGGAGCGGGTGGTCTCGGCACGTGATGCCGAGATCGACAACAAGTTCTCCAAAGACGCTCAGTTGATGGCGATCACCAATGCCCGTCAGTACCTCGGCGACAAGCTCGTGCGCGTCGCCAAACCACACCGCATCCTCGACCCGCAGTTCGGGCCGCTGATCGCCGTGCGGTTGAACATCCTCACCCGTAAGACGTTGGGCGGCTTGGAGACCAACCTCGACTCCCAGGTCATGCGTCCCGACGGCACCGCCTTCGACGGGTTGTTCGCCGCCGGCGAGGTCGCGGGATTCGGTGGCGGTGGCGTGCATGGATACAACGCACTCGAGGGAACCTTCCTCGGCGGTTGCATCTTCTCGGGCCGCGCCGCAGGCCGCGCGATCGCCCGGCGATGACCCGCCTCACGGCCTAAAAGGTCTGGCTCGCCTACCCATTCGGGCGCAGGCGCTGATCTCGACGACCACCGAAGGTCCGCTAGAGTGAACGGGTGCCGGTCCCGCAGACGATCCTGACGCGCAAGACGAAGGCGGCCCTGTTCCTCGTCCTCACCGTCGACGACGGCGGCGAGGACACGGTACGCGACGTCTTGTCGGATCTCCCCACGCTCGCCCGTGCGGTCTCCTCACGTGCCCCCGAGGCCGCACTCTCGGCGATCGCCTCCATCGGATCGCAGGCCTGGGACCGTCTGTTCGACGGGCCCCGCCCCCGGTCGCTGCGCCCCTTCGTCGCCTACCAGGGCGAAGTGCACACTGCACCGGCCACCCCGGCGGATCTGCTGCTGCACATCAAGGCCGATCAGCTGGATCTGTGTTTCGAGGTCGGCCGCCTGGCGATGAACGCGCTCGGCGGCGCCGTCACCGTCGTCGACGAGGTCCACGGCTTCCGCTACTTCGATCTGCGTGACCTCATCGGTTTCGTCGACGGGACGGAGAATCCTGTCGGGCAGGCGGCGATCGACGCCATCACCGTCGGTGACGAGGACCCCGAGTTCGCGGGCGGGAGTTACGTCGCGATCCAGCGCTACGTGACAGATCTGGAGGCCTGGAACGCGCTGACCGTCGAGGAGCAGGAAGCAGCGATCGGGCGCACCAAGACCGACAACGTCGAGATGTCCGACGACGTGAAGCCGTCCAACTCCCACGTCGCGCTCAACGTGGTCGAGAACGACGACGGCGAAGAGATCGACGTGGTCCGCGACAACATGCCGTACGGGGACGTCTCCGCCGATGGTGAACTCGGCACCTTCTACATCGCCTACTCGGCCGGCCCGGACGTCACCGAAGAGATGCTGCGCAAGATGTTCATCGGCGATCCGCCCGGGAACTACGATCGGCTCCTCGACTTCACCACCGCGGTGACCGGCGCGCAGTTCTTCACGCCCACCATCGATTTCCTCGAGGATCCGCCCCCGGCCCCGACGGAGTCCTCCTCCTCGGAAGAGCCCGGCTCCTCCGACGAGGAGCCAACCGAACCCGCGGACACCCGACCCGCCGACCACTCACTCGGCATCGGGTCCCTGCGTTGACCACCACCACCAACCCGCACCGGCCGACCCACAGGAGGCAGCCATGAACAACCTGCATCGCGAACTCGCACCGATCTCGGACGCCGCGTGGGCGGAGATCGAGGAGGAGGCCACGCGTTCGTTCAAGCGCAACAGTGCCGCTCGCCGGCTCGTGGACGTGAAGGGCCCGCTCGGCAACGATGTCGCGTCCGTCTCGCTCGGCCACCGGACAAAGATCGACGCCCCCGCCGACGGCATCCTCGCCTTCTCTCGGCAGGCACAGTCGCTGGTGGAACTGAAGGTGCCGTTCACCGTGACCCGGGAGGCGATCGACGACGTCGATCGCGGCTCGAAGGACTCCGACTGGGATCCGGTCCGCGATGCCGCCGCCGAACTCGCCCGCGCCGAGGACCGGGCGGTCTTCGAGGGATACCCGGCGGCAGGCATCAGCGGAATCCGCGCCGCCGCGTCGGTCACGCCGATCGTGCTGCCCGACGACGTGCGCGACTATCCGGAGGCGCTCGCCCAGGCCACCAGTGCCCTGCGGCTCGCGTCGGTCGAGGGGCCGTACTCGCTGGCGCTGTCGGCCGAGGTCTACACACTGGTCAACGAGACGTCCAACCACGGCGTCCCGATCCGCGACCACCTCCAGCGTCTCCTCGTTGCCGGTGGCGACATCGTCTGGGCGCCCGCCATCTCCGGCGCCTTCCTGCTCAGCACCCGCGGGGGCGACTTCGAATTGAACATCGGCCAGGACGTCTCCATCGGATACGACTCACATGACGGGGACACCGTGACCCTCTACTTCAAGGAGTCGTTCACCTATCTGACCTACACGCCGGAAGCCGCGGTGCCGTTCACCTTCGCACCTTGAGATGCGCGCGTGGCGGGCTCCCGGCCACGGAGTCGGAAATCCGGTCGCAGGCCGACGGTGGACATTGCTAGCGTCATCGGAGTGATCTCGTCATGCTGAGTCGGCTCATCCGCACCTACCTGTCGAACTATCCGCGGAACATGGTTGCCGTCGTCGCGCTGCAGGCCGTCGCGACCGCGGCGATGCTCTATCTGCCGACGCTGAACGCCGACATCATCGACGACGGCGTCGCGCGCGGAGACACCGACTACATCCTGCGCACCGGCGGCTGGATGCTCGTCATCTCCGTCGCCCAGGTCATCTGCACGATCGCCGCACAGTACTTCGGTGCACGTGCCGCGCTCGGTGTCGGCCGCGACATCCGGCACGACCTCCTGCATCGGGTGAACACCTTCTCGGCTCGTGAGATCGGCGGATTCGGTGCGCCCTCCCTGATCACGCGCACCACCAACGACGTGCAACAGGTGCAGCTGCTGGTGGTGATGAGTACGGCGATCCTGGTGATGGCCCCGATCATGTGCGTCGGCGGCATCGTCATGGGTGTCCACGTGGCACCCGGACTGTCCTGGCTGCTGGCCATCGCGGTCCCGATCCTGGGCATCACCATGGCGTTGATCATCGGTCGGATGATCCCCGGATTCCGGGCGATGCAGGAGCGTATCGACGCCGTCAACCGAGTGCTGCGCGAGCAGATCACCGGGATCAGGGTGGTCCGCGCATTCGTGCGCGAACGCCACGAGATCCAGCGTTTCGCGGTCGCCAACGACCGCCTCGCCGATGCGACCTTGCGCGTCGGCCGGTTGATGGCCCTGATGTTCCCGCTGGTCATGCTCATCACCAACGTGACGATCGTCGCGGTGATCTGGTTCGGTGGCCACGCGGTGTCCGACGGCAGCGTGGAGATCGGCGCACTGACGGCGATGATGAGTTACGCCATGCAGATCATGATGT is a genomic window of Gordonia sp. SID5947 containing:
- a CDS encoding family 1 encapsulin nanocompartment shell protein, whose translation is MNNLHRELAPISDAAWAEIEEEATRSFKRNSAARRLVDVKGPLGNDVASVSLGHRTKIDAPADGILAFSRQAQSLVELKVPFTVTREAIDDVDRGSKDSDWDPVRDAAAELARAEDRAVFEGYPAAGISGIRAAASVTPIVLPDDVRDYPEALAQATSALRLASVEGPYSLALSAEVYTLVNETSNHGVPIRDHLQRLLVAGGDIVWAPAISGAFLLSTRGGDFELNIGQDVSIGYDSHDGDTVTLYFKESFTYLTYTPEAAVPFTFAP